The following proteins are encoded in a genomic region of Arthrobacter jiangjiafuii:
- the mftA gene encoding mycofactocin precursor MftA (Mycofactocin is a small molecule electron carrier derived from the final two amino acids, Val-Tyr, of MftA, the mycofactocin precursor. It plays a role in redox homeostasis and the metabolism of alcohols and aldehydes in Actinobacteria, including Mycobacterium tuberculosis.): MTMDRTATPPATEMTAPSAAPAGPDADDELLVEEVSIDGMCGVY, from the coding sequence ATGACCATGGATCGCACCGCCACTCCCCCGGCCACTGAAATGACTGCACCGTCTGCCGCCCCCGCGGGGCCGGACGCTGACGATGAACTGCTGGTGGAGGAAGTCTCCATCGACGGCATGTGCGGCGTGTACTAG
- a CDS encoding cobalamin-independent methionine synthase II family protein — MTFDQISTTHAGSLPRTPELISANAARTFADDGFTLERTPEFELLLTDAVIDLVQRQKSLGITIPGDGEYGKAMSSPVDYGAWWTYSFQRTAGLELTDFNPITTGPVRSEAGNIRLTSFADRRDWTRFAAAYSDPESGIQLGRNATAFPTATGPITYTGHDALATDIANLKAGLAAADLPTGFITALSPGSASRIGNDYYKSEEEFIYAWADVLREEYKAITDAGLTVQIDDPSIAENWDQINPEPSVEDYRRFTQIRIDALNYALRGIPQEQVRFHVCWGSWHGPHTTDIEFANIVDLVLGINAGFYAFEAGNARHEHEWTIWRDVALPEGKVLVPGVVSHATNVVEHPELVAQRIERFAGLVGSGNVIAGTDCGLGGRLHPDIAFAKLESLGRGAEIAASRLFTGSRH; from the coding sequence ATGACGTTCGACCAGATTTCCACCACCCATGCCGGTTCGCTGCCCCGGACACCGGAACTCATAAGCGCCAATGCAGCCCGGACCTTCGCCGACGATGGTTTTACCCTCGAACGCACCCCGGAGTTTGAACTGCTTCTGACCGACGCGGTAATTGACCTGGTGCAGCGCCAAAAGAGCCTCGGCATTACCATTCCCGGCGATGGGGAGTACGGCAAGGCCATGTCCAGCCCGGTGGACTACGGGGCATGGTGGACCTACAGCTTCCAACGCACGGCGGGCCTGGAGCTGACTGACTTTAATCCCATCACTACCGGACCCGTTCGCAGCGAAGCCGGGAATATCCGGCTGACCTCTTTTGCAGACCGCCGCGACTGGACCCGATTTGCAGCTGCCTATTCCGATCCGGAAAGCGGGATCCAACTGGGCCGCAATGCCACGGCCTTTCCCACGGCCACCGGACCCATCACTTACACCGGCCACGATGCCCTGGCTACAGACATCGCAAACCTCAAGGCCGGGCTGGCGGCTGCCGACCTGCCCACCGGCTTCATCACGGCGCTGTCCCCGGGATCGGCCAGCCGGATCGGCAACGACTATTACAAGAGCGAAGAGGAGTTCATTTACGCCTGGGCAGATGTCCTGCGTGAGGAATACAAGGCCATCACGGACGCAGGGCTGACGGTTCAGATCGATGACCCCTCGATCGCCGAGAACTGGGACCAGATCAATCCCGAACCCAGCGTCGAGGACTACCGGCGCTTCACGCAGATCCGGATCGACGCCCTGAACTACGCACTGCGGGGGATCCCGCAGGAGCAGGTCCGGTTCCATGTCTGCTGGGGATCCTGGCATGGTCCGCACACCACCGACATCGAGTTCGCCAATATCGTGGATCTCGTGCTGGGGATCAACGCCGGTTTCTACGCCTTCGAAGCCGGCAACGCGCGGCACGAGCACGAGTGGACGATCTGGCGGGACGTGGCGCTGCCGGAGGGGAAGGTCCTCGTTCCGGGCGTGGTGTCCCACGCGACCAATGTGGTGGAACATCCTGAACTTGTGGCCCAGCGGATAGAGCGCTTTGCCGGGCTTGTGGGCAGCGGGAATGTCATTGCCGGCACCGATTGCGGCCTGGGTGGACGGCTGCATCCGGACATCGCATTTGCCAAGCTGGAATCACTGGGCCGCGGCGCCGAGATCGCTGCCAGCCGTCTCTTCACCGGATCACGGCACTGA
- a CDS encoding SMP-30/gluconolactonase/LRE family protein → MTEATTLLTGLGMGESARWHGGELYFADWIAGTISALDSAGNVRRVASVPTFPIAFDWLPDGRMTVVSGADATVLLEVPNAGLVPVADLRGISEFPWNEIAVHPSGNVYVNGIGYDYSGEPADNGVIAVIRTDGTIEKVADGLAFPNGMLVSEDGSTLVVAESNAGRLTSFQVRDDGGLEPGQLWAGVAGSAPDGICWDGTGGIWFAEVPGERCVRVDQGGTVLDTVELEQGCFSCAAGGDDGGLLFMMTAQWPEVMDPAAEHTGRVMAQRVR, encoded by the coding sequence ATGACTGAGGCGACAACATTGCTCACCGGCCTCGGAATGGGTGAGTCAGCCCGCTGGCATGGTGGTGAACTGTACTTCGCCGACTGGATTGCAGGCACCATTTCGGCGTTGGATAGCGCGGGAAACGTTCGGCGCGTGGCATCTGTTCCAACGTTTCCCATCGCTTTTGACTGGCTGCCGGACGGCCGGATGACCGTGGTCTCCGGAGCCGATGCCACCGTCCTGCTCGAGGTGCCGAACGCCGGTTTGGTTCCGGTGGCGGATTTACGCGGCATTTCCGAGTTCCCGTGGAATGAGATCGCCGTCCATCCCTCGGGCAACGTCTATGTGAACGGCATCGGCTACGACTACTCCGGTGAACCGGCGGACAACGGTGTTATCGCCGTCATCCGCACCGACGGAACCATCGAGAAGGTGGCCGACGGGCTGGCCTTCCCCAACGGCATGCTCGTCTCGGAGGACGGCAGCACCCTGGTGGTGGCGGAGTCCAATGCCGGACGCCTGACCTCGTTCCAGGTGCGCGACGACGGCGGGCTGGAACCCGGGCAGCTCTGGGCCGGGGTGGCGGGCAGCGCGCCGGACGGCATTTGCTGGGACGGAACCGGCGGGATCTGGTTTGCCGAAGTGCCCGGGGAACGTTGTGTCCGGGTTGACCAGGGCGGCACGGTGCTGGACACGGTGGAGCTGGAACAGGGCTGCTTTTCCTGCGCGGCAGGGGGCGACGACGGTGGCCTGCTGTTCATGATGACGGCGCAGTGGCCCGAGGTCATGGACCCTGCCGCCGAACATACCGGACGGGTGATGGCGCAGCGGGTGAGGTAA
- the mftR gene encoding mycofactocin system transcriptional regulator (MftR, the mycofactocin system transcriptional regulator, is an uncharacterized TetR family DNA-binding transcription factor. Its role is inferred by context. It occurs as part of the biosynthesis locus for mycofactocin, a partially characterized electron carrier derived from the terminal Val-Tyr dipeptide of the precursor peptide MftA, through a radical SAM enzyme-mediated process.) has translation MDTTEGPSGPARSGRKPVTSKAELSHVALALFQRDGFDRVTVDDIAAAAGIGRRTFFRYFPSKNDLPWGDFEDLLARMSGYLRGLPEDMPLETGLCSAVIEFNRFPASEAPYHRQRMELLLHVPTLLAHSTLRYAAWRQVVAAHAARRLDVPVDSLQPQAIAWALLGLCLAAYEQWLRSEDLVLTDVLLQSLQLIHGVPDEPGSLFLAGGSQ, from the coding sequence TTGGACACGACGGAAGGGCCATCCGGCCCAGCCAGGAGCGGGCGGAAACCGGTCACCTCCAAGGCCGAGCTCAGCCACGTGGCGCTGGCCCTCTTCCAGCGCGACGGCTTTGACCGGGTCACCGTGGATGACATTGCGGCTGCCGCGGGAATCGGCCGCCGGACGTTCTTCCGCTACTTTCCGTCCAAGAACGACCTCCCCTGGGGGGACTTCGAAGACCTGCTGGCCAGGATGTCCGGCTATCTGCGCGGGCTTCCCGAAGACATGCCGCTGGAAACCGGACTGTGCAGTGCCGTGATCGAGTTCAACCGGTTTCCTGCTTCAGAGGCCCCGTATCACCGGCAACGCATGGAACTGCTGCTGCATGTGCCCACTCTGCTGGCGCACTCAACCCTGCGCTATGCCGCCTGGCGGCAGGTCGTTGCCGCCCATGCCGCCCGGAGGCTGGACGTACCGGTGGACAGCCTGCAGCCCCAGGCCATCGCATGGGCCCTGCTCGGCCTGTGCCTGGCAGCCTATGAACAGTGGCTGCGGTCCGAGGACCTGGTCCTGACCGATGTGCTTTTGCAGTCACTCCAGCTCATCCACGGCGTGCCGGATGAACCCGGCTCCCTGTTCCTTGCGGGCGGGAGCCAGTAG
- a CDS encoding TetR/AcrR family transcriptional regulator — MTDTAQRLLDSATAAFAAKGFHGTTTRDIATGAGVTPGAVYVHHKSKEDLLYSISKVGHERTLELVRSSAASADEPVEQITALVRNLAQWQAANHTRSHVVNFELPALSDEHRADVLRMRHQVEDEFRQVVEDGLKQGVFDVPDSNMAVVTLLSMCIDVGRWYRGNGRLSAEEIGEHHSQMALRLLGVR; from the coding sequence ATGACCGATACCGCCCAACGGCTGTTGGACTCTGCAACCGCGGCCTTCGCGGCCAAGGGATTCCACGGGACGACGACGCGGGACATCGCCACGGGCGCCGGTGTCACCCCCGGTGCGGTGTACGTCCACCACAAGTCCAAGGAAGACCTGTTGTACAGCATTTCGAAGGTGGGCCACGAGCGCACCTTGGAACTGGTGCGCAGCAGCGCCGCCTCCGCCGACGAACCGGTGGAGCAGATAACGGCGCTGGTGCGCAACCTGGCCCAGTGGCAGGCAGCCAACCACACCCGGTCCCATGTGGTGAACTTCGAGCTGCCGGCCCTCTCCGATGAGCACCGGGCAGATGTCCTGAGGATGCGGCACCAGGTCGAGGACGAGTTCCGCCAGGTTGTGGAGGACGGACTGAAGCAGGGCGTTTTCGATGTGCCCGACTCCAACATGGCCGTGGTTACCCTGCTCTCGATGTGTATTGACGTCGGCCGGTGGTACCGCGGCAACGGCCGGCTCAGCGCTGAGGAAATCGGAGAACACCACAGCCAGATGGCGCTGCGCCTGCTCGGGGTCCGCTAG
- a CDS encoding class I SAM-dependent methyltransferase, which translates to MHDHPHDDVPTHSFDRQYWEQHWEQAPSEVTPAATPAAEAAVAGSVPNPYLVRAAAALAPGTALDAGCGTGAEAVWLAGRGWHVTGADISDTALAQAAERAVGQAVPGGRISWIQADLVSWEPGRRFDLVITNYAHPAMPQLAFYERILDWVAPGGTLLIVGHGTGHEAHGGGHEAALTGSDEGSGHPPAEATVTLGDIQRILDPEDWAIQVAQEQDRTLTGPDGRAHVLADVVVQATRRP; encoded by the coding sequence ATGCACGACCATCCACACGACGACGTTCCGACCCACAGTTTCGACAGACAGTATTGGGAGCAGCACTGGGAACAGGCTCCCTCGGAGGTGACCCCGGCGGCGACCCCGGCGGCTGAAGCAGCAGTGGCAGGCAGTGTGCCGAATCCCTACCTTGTCCGGGCGGCGGCGGCATTGGCCCCGGGCACCGCACTGGATGCCGGCTGTGGAACGGGTGCCGAGGCAGTGTGGTTGGCCGGCCGCGGCTGGCACGTCACCGGAGCCGACATTTCGGACACGGCGCTGGCCCAGGCCGCTGAACGCGCCGTCGGACAGGCTGTCCCGGGAGGCCGGATCAGCTGGATCCAGGCCGACCTGGTGTCCTGGGAGCCGGGCCGGCGGTTCGACCTCGTCATCACCAACTACGCCCACCCCGCGATGCCGCAGCTGGCGTTCTACGAGCGGATCCTGGACTGGGTGGCTCCCGGGGGAACGCTGCTGATTGTCGGACACGGCACCGGACACGAGGCTCACGGCGGCGGACACGAGGCAGCCCTAACCGGCTCCGACGAGGGCAGCGGGCATCCCCCGGCGGAGGCCACCGTCACCCTGGGCGACATCCAGCGCATCCTCGACCCGGAGGACTGGGCCATCCAGGTTGCGCAGGAGCAGGACCGCACCCTCACCGGACCGGACGGACGCGCCCATGTCCTGGCCGACGTCGTTGTGCAGGCAACCCGCAGGCCCTGA
- a CDS encoding ABC-F family ATP-binding cassette domain-containing protein — MSLIRLQDVNVGFDKTPILREAFFRLEPKDRVGLIGKNGSGKSTLLKLILEQVVPDSGTVTLDQGLKIGYFSQFSELNGESTITEVLDALFVEIKAVEAELASIDETIAADPEPKVLDKLINRQAELFEAMDRLDGWDYPRRIDAALTTLGFSEAHRVCPIDALSGGWRNRAALAKILLEAPDVLLLDEPTNYLDVAGVEWLETWFRDFRGAAVVVSHDRKFLDAVVTRIIEVENYHLHEYPGNFAEYVIQKQFRLKALESQFVHESELLAFEAEGISDRREAAKAGSGALDGKLAKIKKARAPRPVDQIITEIYGGLHVKDNLCRVESLEKSYGEKTLFSGLSFEIRRGDRLVVLGSNGSGKTTLLRVLTGEEKADAGKVAWANGARMVSYNQVLAELDDADTVTHAVNAMPDSLALTATKKSVNRFLTMFQFSEADLKQKIGNLSGGQKARVAMAQCLLSGASVLLLDEPTNHLDLSSTQVMERALLHFPGAVVVVSHDRFFTDKIANRHLVFGADGAAPGEIDLRVA, encoded by the coding sequence ATGAGCCTGATCCGGCTGCAGGACGTCAACGTCGGCTTCGACAAGACACCGATCCTGCGCGAGGCCTTCTTCCGCCTGGAACCGAAGGACCGGGTGGGGCTGATCGGCAAGAACGGTTCGGGCAAGTCAACACTGCTGAAGCTGATCCTTGAACAGGTTGTTCCCGATTCCGGCACTGTCACCCTGGATCAGGGCCTGAAGATCGGCTACTTCTCGCAGTTCTCCGAGCTGAACGGGGAGTCGACGATCACCGAGGTGCTTGACGCCCTGTTCGTCGAAATCAAGGCCGTCGAAGCCGAACTGGCCTCCATAGACGAGACCATCGCCGCGGATCCGGAGCCCAAGGTGCTGGATAAGCTGATCAACCGGCAGGCTGAACTGTTCGAGGCCATGGACCGGCTCGACGGCTGGGACTATCCACGCCGCATCGACGCAGCGCTGACCACCCTCGGGTTCAGCGAAGCGCACCGCGTCTGCCCCATCGACGCCCTCTCCGGCGGCTGGCGCAACCGTGCGGCCCTGGCCAAGATCCTGCTCGAGGCTCCGGACGTTCTGCTGCTCGATGAGCCCACCAACTACCTTGACGTGGCCGGCGTGGAGTGGCTGGAAACCTGGTTCCGCGACTTCCGCGGCGCCGCCGTCGTCGTCTCCCACGACCGGAAGTTCCTGGACGCCGTGGTGACCCGCATCATCGAGGTGGAGAACTACCACCTGCATGAATACCCCGGGAACTTCGCCGAATACGTGATCCAGAAGCAGTTCCGGCTTAAGGCGCTGGAGTCCCAGTTTGTGCATGAGTCCGAGCTGCTCGCCTTCGAAGCCGAGGGCATTTCGGACCGGCGCGAGGCAGCCAAGGCTGGCAGCGGTGCCCTGGACGGCAAGCTCGCCAAGATCAAGAAGGCCCGCGCCCCGCGGCCCGTGGACCAGATTATTACCGAGATCTACGGCGGCCTGCACGTCAAGGACAACCTGTGCCGGGTGGAGTCGCTGGAAAAGTCCTACGGCGAGAAGACCCTGTTCAGCGGATTGAGCTTCGAGATCCGGCGCGGTGACCGCCTGGTGGTCCTGGGCTCGAACGGCAGCGGCAAGACCACGCTGCTGCGCGTCCTGACGGGTGAGGAGAAGGCCGACGCCGGCAAGGTCGCCTGGGCGAACGGGGCCAGGATGGTCTCCTACAACCAGGTCCTGGCAGAGCTCGACGACGCCGACACCGTCACCCACGCCGTCAACGCGATGCCTGATTCCCTGGCCCTGACTGCCACCAAGAAGTCGGTCAACCGGTTCCTGACCATGTTCCAGTTCTCCGAAGCGGACCTGAAGCAGAAGATCGGCAATCTCTCCGGTGGCCAGAAAGCCCGCGTGGCAATGGCCCAGTGCCTGCTGTCCGGCGCCTCCGTACTGCTGCTCGATGAGCCCACCAACCACCTTGACCTTTCCAGCACCCAGGTGATGGAACGGGCGCTGCTGCACTTCCCGGGAGCCGTGGTGGTGGTCAGCCATGACCGCTTCTTCACCGACAAGATCGCCAACCGGCATCTGGTGTTCGGCGCCGACGGCGCGGCCCCCGGCGAGATCGACCTCCGGGTCGCCTAG
- a CDS encoding acyl-CoA dehydrogenase family protein encodes MTTTTQPLPFTFDPAAGNDVDSDLYLLDNLLDDQARDVQARVRAFVDNDLLPVINDYWERAEVPYELIPKLAALNIAGGTIQGYGCPGLTRLAASTAAAELARGDGSINTFFGVHSGLAMGSIDMLGSEEQKQRWLPAMARFDKIGAFALTEPSHGSDSVSLETTARREGETYVLNGSKRWIGNASFADVVIIFARDEADDSVKGFVMEKDANGNHPAGYNATVITGKMGKRAVLQPNIVIEDLRIPAENRLENCSSFKDVNKVLAATRGGVAWEALGHAVAAYEIAVAYAKTRVQFGKEIGRFQLVQNKLANMLAQLTAIKLTCFRLNQLADEGAMTSPMASMAKMFAARQGRWICSEARDIMGGNGLLLENHVARHLTDMEVVFTYEGTDTMQSLILGRHITGFSAFA; translated from the coding sequence ATGACTACCACCACGCAGCCCCTTCCCTTTACCTTTGATCCGGCCGCCGGGAACGACGTCGACAGCGACTTGTACCTGCTCGACAACCTCCTCGATGACCAGGCCAGGGACGTCCAGGCGCGGGTGCGGGCGTTTGTGGACAACGACCTGCTGCCGGTCATCAACGACTATTGGGAGCGGGCCGAGGTTCCCTACGAACTGATCCCCAAACTGGCCGCGCTGAACATCGCCGGCGGCACCATCCAGGGTTACGGCTGCCCCGGCCTGACCCGGCTGGCCGCATCCACCGCGGCAGCAGAACTCGCCCGCGGCGACGGTTCCATCAACACCTTCTTCGGCGTGCATTCCGGCCTGGCCATGGGCAGCATCGACATGCTCGGCAGCGAAGAGCAGAAGCAGCGGTGGCTGCCCGCCATGGCCCGGTTCGACAAAATCGGCGCCTTTGCCCTGACCGAACCCAGCCACGGCTCCGATTCCGTCTCGTTGGAAACCACCGCCCGCCGCGAAGGGGAGACCTACGTCCTCAACGGCAGCAAGCGCTGGATCGGAAACGCAAGCTTCGCCGACGTCGTCATCATCTTTGCCCGCGATGAAGCCGACGACTCGGTCAAGGGATTCGTGATGGAAAAGGATGCCAACGGCAACCACCCGGCCGGTTACAACGCCACGGTCATTACCGGGAAGATGGGCAAGCGTGCCGTGCTGCAGCCGAACATCGTGATCGAGGACCTGAGGATTCCCGCAGAAAACCGGCTGGAAAACTGCAGCTCCTTCAAGGACGTCAACAAGGTCCTGGCTGCCACGCGCGGAGGAGTCGCCTGGGAGGCGCTGGGGCACGCGGTGGCCGCGTACGAGATTGCGGTGGCGTACGCCAAGACACGCGTGCAGTTCGGCAAGGAGATCGGCCGGTTCCAGCTGGTGCAGAACAAGCTGGCCAACATGCTGGCCCAGCTCACCGCCATCAAGCTGACCTGCTTCCGGTTGAACCAGCTCGCGGACGAGGGTGCCATGACCAGTCCGATGGCGTCGATGGCGAAAATGTTTGCCGCCCGCCAGGGCCGTTGGATCTGCTCCGAGGCACGGGACATCATGGGCGGGAACGGCCTGCTCCTGGAGAACCATGTGGCCCGGCACCTCACTGATATGGAGGTTGTCTTCACCTACGAGGGCACCGATACGATGCAGTCGCTGATCCTTGGGCGGCACATCACCGGGTTCTCGGCGTTCGCCTAA
- a CDS encoding histone-like nucleoid-structuring protein Lsr2 has product MAQKRQVLLIDDLTGEDAQETVKLALDGAQYEIDLTADHAAELRGRLEPYLSNARRLRGGSTGRAAKRETVPRSGESRKIREWAVANGFQPSARGRISQEIREAYSSAQK; this is encoded by the coding sequence GTGGCTCAGAAAAGACAAGTTCTCCTGATTGACGACCTAACCGGTGAAGACGCACAGGAAACTGTGAAGTTGGCGCTGGACGGCGCACAATACGAAATCGATCTGACGGCCGACCATGCCGCGGAACTCCGCGGGAGACTGGAACCGTATCTCTCCAATGCCAGGCGTTTGCGCGGCGGCTCAACCGGCCGTGCTGCGAAACGGGAAACGGTTCCCCGCAGCGGCGAGAGCCGGAAAATCCGTGAATGGGCGGTAGCCAATGGCTTCCAGCCCAGCGCACGGGGGCGGATCAGCCAGGAAATCCGCGAAGCGTACAGCTCCGCCCAAAAGTAA
- a CDS encoding ion channel protein, giving the protein MSEPAPEGALDRNRVRTLIMLALPAILIGVVSALVLFALDELSRLLQHLIWENLPHAVGADPDGGWWIFGTLTLTGLAVGLIVRFVPGHAGPDSAAVELGGSALPLGTVPGVAAAAVLGLAGGVSLGPENPIIAINTAILTVLIGRLFSRVPAQLVVGLTVAGTVGALFGTPVAAALLFTGLAGSMAGGGALFDRLFLPLAAAGAGAVTMTLLGGTLLTVGLPAMGSPDGWDVLAGFIIAPLAAGFALLGVGVFTRVHHTFHRLGNPVLFTTLGGALLGLLGVIGGPLTLFKGAEESAALLAQRGSESAWTLVFLAAVKLVALVIAAAAGFRGGRIFPAVFVGVAAGLAAVAFVPSVPVSLAVSAAVLGVVLAVARDGWMALFIAVLITGDVSVTAVLCLAVLPAWLVVTNAPHMLAAPDGGTASRPA; this is encoded by the coding sequence ATGTCCGAACCTGCACCAGAAGGTGCGCTGGACCGAAACCGCGTCCGGACCCTGATCATGCTCGCCCTGCCGGCCATCCTGATCGGCGTGGTCTCCGCCCTGGTGCTTTTCGCGCTGGATGAACTCAGCCGCCTGCTGCAGCACCTGATCTGGGAGAACCTGCCGCATGCTGTTGGTGCAGATCCCGACGGCGGCTGGTGGATCTTCGGCACCCTGACCCTTACGGGACTCGCCGTCGGGCTCATTGTGCGCTTCGTTCCCGGGCACGCCGGCCCGGATTCGGCGGCGGTGGAACTCGGTGGATCCGCCCTTCCACTGGGCACGGTTCCTGGCGTGGCGGCCGCAGCAGTGCTCGGACTGGCCGGCGGCGTCAGCCTCGGTCCGGAGAATCCGATCATCGCGATCAACACGGCCATCCTCACAGTGCTGATCGGCCGGCTGTTCTCCCGCGTTCCGGCACAGCTGGTCGTGGGACTGACAGTCGCCGGAACTGTGGGGGCGCTGTTCGGGACCCCCGTCGCCGCAGCACTGCTCTTCACCGGACTCGCCGGCTCAATGGCGGGCGGCGGAGCCCTGTTCGACAGGCTCTTCCTGCCGCTCGCCGCCGCCGGGGCGGGGGCGGTGACCATGACCCTGCTGGGCGGAACCCTGCTGACCGTCGGGCTGCCCGCCATGGGCAGCCCTGACGGGTGGGATGTGCTGGCAGGATTCATCATTGCTCCGCTCGCGGCGGGCTTTGCCCTGTTGGGCGTTGGCGTCTTCACCCGGGTTCACCATACGTTCCACCGGCTCGGCAACCCGGTGCTCTTCACGACGCTGGGCGGAGCGCTGCTTGGCCTGCTGGGTGTCATCGGCGGACCGCTGACCCTGTTCAAGGGAGCGGAGGAATCCGCCGCGCTGCTGGCGCAGCGCGGCAGCGAATCGGCCTGGACACTGGTGTTCCTCGCGGCGGTCAAGCTGGTTGCCCTGGTGATCGCCGCAGCGGCCGGCTTCCGCGGGGGCAGGATCTTCCCGGCCGTCTTTGTCGGCGTGGCTGCGGGGCTTGCCGCGGTGGCCTTCGTACCCTCCGTGCCGGTGAGCCTGGCCGTGTCGGCAGCCGTGCTCGGCGTAGTCCTCGCAGTGGCCCGCGACGGCTGGATGGCCCTGTTCATCGCGGTCCTTATTACGGGGGACGTGAGCGTAACGGCAGTACTCTGCCTGGCAGTACTGCCGGCCTGGCTGGTGGTCACCAATGCTCCGCACATGCTGGCAGCGCCCGACGGCGGCACCGCCTCTCGTCCTGCCTAG